Proteins from a genomic interval of Betta splendens chromosome 10, fBetSpl5.4, whole genome shotgun sequence:
- the LOC129604700 gene encoding protocadherin gamma-C5-like, with protein sequence MTKRMRYQAWRWLVLWWYYFFLLWITTHGQTRYSIPEELKQGSVVGNVAKDLGLGLSDVFDRNLRVDSEAGKQYFTVDAGKGELVVNDRIDREALCGQSASCVLPLQVLTENPLQLHRIEVEIRDINDNSPVFSTEERFLKIAESTATGIRFPLETAQDLDSGSNSVKSYTLSKDECFSLKIKEAAGNRKVPELVLEKALDREKQSVHELLLTALDGGNPVKSGTTSIIVTVLDNNDNVPVFTKPLYNVTAYENSVRGSILAKVEAADADEGVNGEIEYAFSEHTPQSALSIFQLNAVTGEISLIGPLDYESKAIHELDITAKDKGIPEMEGHCRVQVMVIDINDNAPEIVLTSKPNPVREDAVSGTVVALIRARDLDSGENAKVTLKLPKGPPFSLKPSFSNNYALVTSGALDRERFSEYSIEITATDSGSPPLSSKKTIPVSINDVNDNPPVFTQSSYNVYLKENNVPGSILHSVSASDLDLGDNAKISYSILDSKVQDVSVSSYVYINSDNGSIYSMHSFDYEKLKVFQIQVQAKDQGSPSLSSNATVHVFILDQNDNAPAVIYPSSAALGSLSHQRMPRSAKAGHLVTKVTAVDADSGHNAWISYRLAEATDASLFTVNLYTGEVRTKRAVSEQDDSSQRLLIEIKDDGERVQSSTVTVSILLEDGLHEPILDLRHKLSEPSRKTGRITLYLILSLASVSVLSLVTLLILAVKCIRSSRSSGSCCMRRSDCDDYKNPNRNLQIQLNTDGPIKYVEVLGGDMLSQSQSFRSCMSPMSEYSDFTLIKPSSTTDFKEVISVLDASLPDSTWTFESQQVSRK encoded by the coding sequence ATGACAAAGAGAATGAGATACCAAGCCTGGAGATGGCTGGTTTTATGGTGGTATTATTTCTTTCTCTTGTGGATTACAACACACGGACAGACTCGTTACAGCATTCCGGAGGAACTGAAGCAAGGATCTGTGGTAGGAAATGTTGCCAAAGATCTGGGTTTAGGATTATCGGACGTTTTTGACCGAAATCTGCGCGTAGACTCTGAGGCTGGTAAGCAGTATTTCACTGTGGATGCGGGGAAGGGCGAGCTGGTGGTGAATGACAGAATAGACAGAGAGGCTCTATGTGGACAAAGCGCCAGCTGTGTGTTGCCTCTGCAGGTTTTAACCGAGAACCCGCTGCAGTTGCATCGAATAGAAGTAGAGATAAGGGACATTAATGACAATTCGCCGGTTTTTTCAACGGAGgagagatttttaaaaatagcagAATCCACCGCCACGGGCATCCGCTTTCCTTTGGAAACAGCGCAGGATCTGGACAGTGGCAGTAATTCCGTAAAGTCCTATACGCTGAGTAAAGATGAGTGTTTTAGTTTGAAGATCAAAGAGGCCGCTGGTAACCGAAAGGTTCCGGAGCTGGTTCTAGAAAAAGCACTAGATAGAGAGAAACAAAGCGTACACGAGTTATTACTAACGGCATTAGACGGAGGCAACCCGGTGAAAAGTGGAACCACAAGTATCATAGTCACTGTGCTGGACAACAATGACAATGTCCCTGTTTTCACAAAGCCGCTGTATAACGTAACCGCTTATGAAAACAGTGTTAGAGGTTCTATACTAGCGAAGGTagaagctgcagacgcagatgaAGGCGTTAATGGGGAGATTGAATACGCATTTTCTGAGCACACGCCACAGTCGGCGTTGTCCATTTTCCAGTTAAACGCTGTGACTGGTGAGATTTCTTTGATCGGGCCGTTAGATTACGAAAGCAAGGCAATACACGAATTAGACATTACAGCAAAGGATAAAGGCATTCCCGAGATGGAGGGTCACTGCCGGGTGCAAGTAATGGTAATAGATATTAATGATAATGCACCAGAAATAGTTCTTACTTCAAAACCAAATCCGGTGCGTGAGGACGCAGTTAGTGGCACAGTAGTAGCTTTAATAAGAGCACGAGACCTTGATTCTGGCGAAAACGCAAAAGTGACATTAAAGCTCCCAAAGGGGCCTCCCTTCAGTTTGAAGCCTTCATTTTCTAATAATTATGCTCTTGTTACCAGCGGTGCTTTGGACCGAGAACGATTCTCAGAGTACAGCATTGAAATCACAGCCACAGACTCAGGGTCTCCACCTTTGTCCAGTAAAAAGACGATACCGGTCAGCATCAATGACGTCAATGATAATCCTCCTGTGTTCACTCAGTCCTCCTATAACGTTTATTTAAAAGAGAACAATGTTCCAGGCTCCATCCTCCACTCAGTGTCAGCATCTGACCTGGATTTAGGCGACAACGCTAAAATCTCTTACTCTATACTGGACTCTAAAGTGCAGGACGTGTCCGTCTCCTCCTATGTTTACATCAACTCCGATAACGGCAGCATCTACAGCATGCACTCGTTTGACTACGAGAAGCTGAAGGTGTTTCAGATCCAGGTTCAGGCAAAGGATCAGGGCTCTCCGTCTCTGAGCAGCAACGCCACCGTCCATGTTTTCATCctggaccagaacgacaacgcCCCCGCTGTCATTTacccctcctccgctgccctgGGCTCCCTCTCTCATCAGAGGATGCCCCGCTCCGCTAAAGCTGGCCACCTGGTTACCAAGGTAACGGCCGTGGACGCTGACTCGGGCCATAACGCCTGGATCTCCTACAGACTGGCGGAGGCCACAGACGCCTCTCTGTTCACGGTCAATCTGTACACAGGGGAGGTGAGGACTAAACGCGCTGTGTCCGAGCAGGACGACTCCTCTCAGAGGCTGCTCATAGAGATCAAGGACGACGGGGAACGGGTCCAGTCCTCCACCGTCACGGTGTCCATCCTGCTGGAGGACGGCCTCCATGAGCCCATCCTAGATCTGCGGCACAAGTTGTCGGAGCCCAGCAGGAAAACTGGGAGAATCACGCTTTACCTGATTCTGTCTCTGGCCTCGGTGTCTGTGCTGTCTCTGGTGACTTTGCTCATCTTAGCGGTTAAATgcatcaggagcagcagaagcagtggcagctgctgcatgaggcGCAGCGACTGTGATGACTACAAGAACCccaacagaaacctgcagaTTCAGCTCAACACCGATGGACCTATAAAGTACGTGGAGGTCCTGGGAGGAGACATGTTGTCTCAGAGTCAGTCCTTCAGGTCGTGTATGTCTCCGATGTCCGAGTACAGTGATTTCACGTTGATTAAGCCGAGCAGCACCACCGACTTTAAGGAGGTGATCAGTGTTCTGGATGCGTCTTTACCCGACAGCACCTGGACCTTTGAGAGCCAGCAGGTGAGCAGAAAATAA